A genomic stretch from Haloferax sp. Atlit-12N includes:
- a CDS encoding 2-oxoacid:ferredoxin oxidoreductase subunit beta has product MSSNVRFTDFKSDKQPTWCPGCGDFGTMNGIMKALANSGTDPDNTFMVAGIGCSGKIGTYMHSYAIHGVHGRSLPVAAGVKLANPDLTVVAAGGDGDGYSIGAGHFIHAVRRNVDMAYTVMDNRIYGLTKGQASPTSREDFETSTTPEGPQQPPVNPLALSLAAGGTFIAQSFATDHKRHAEIVQEAIEHDGFGFVNVFSPCVTFNDVDTYDYFRDNLVDLADTDHDPTDYDAAKEKILDSSKEYEGVIYKDESSVSYEQKFGVDQDMSDIPSGAPDDAMDLVREFY; this is encoded by the coding sequence ATGAGCTCAAACGTCCGCTTCACCGACTTCAAGTCAGACAAACAACCGACCTGGTGTCCCGGCTGTGGGGACTTCGGGACGATGAACGGCATCATGAAAGCCCTCGCCAACTCCGGCACCGACCCCGACAACACGTTCATGGTCGCCGGTATCGGCTGTTCCGGGAAAATCGGGACGTACATGCACTCGTACGCCATCCACGGCGTCCACGGGCGCTCGCTCCCGGTCGCCGCCGGCGTCAAGCTGGCGAACCCCGACCTGACCGTCGTCGCCGCCGGCGGCGATGGTGACGGCTACTCCATCGGTGCGGGCCACTTCATCCACGCCGTCCGCCGCAACGTGGACATGGCCTACACCGTCATGGACAACCGCATCTATGGTCTCACGAAGGGGCAGGCCTCGCCGACCTCGCGAGAGGACTTCGAGACCTCGACGACCCCCGAAGGGCCCCAGCAGCCCCCGGTCAACCCGCTCGCACTGTCGCTCGCGGCCGGTGGCACGTTCATCGCACAGTCGTTCGCGACGGACCACAAGCGCCACGCGGAAATCGTCCAAGAGGCCATCGAACACGACGGCTTCGGCTTCGTGAACGTGTTCAGTCCGTGTGTCACGTTCAACGACGTGGACACCTACGACTACTTCCGCGACAACCTCGTGGACCTCGCGGACACCGACCACGACCCGACCGACTACGACGCGGCCAAAGAGAAGATTCTCGACTCGTCGAAGGAGTACGAGGGCGTCATCTACAAAGACGAAAGCTCCGTCTCCTACGAGCAGAAGTTCGGCGTCGACCAGGACATGTCGGACATCCCGTCGGGCGCACCCGACGACGCGATGGACCTCGTCCGCGAGTTCTACTAA
- a CDS encoding DUF6517 family protein produces the protein MPQLRTALALALIVALAGCLGGLGGSTTFAAQPATIPPSAYEAHGYVHGNSTVVPLSYDVGVGPASRSVGAEVWVSGYSKTTDDDDITALVVVSSPNAEVAGQSVNPLSNLGNRELVATGLDLLADAQALGNVPEVNGVREVGARNVTMLGSKTELVTYAGTVEVEAGETAVDGETVAYEGGTAEVRLHLATVEHDGDVVVLLAVHGADVDESEAVAALAGAVEHPGTVERTVEVR, from the coding sequence ATGCCTCAACTACGCACAGCCCTCGCGCTCGCGCTCATCGTCGCCCTCGCCGGTTGCCTCGGCGGGCTCGGCGGTTCGACCACGTTCGCGGCCCAGCCCGCGACGATTCCCCCGTCGGCCTACGAGGCACACGGCTACGTCCACGGCAACAGCACCGTCGTCCCGCTTTCGTACGACGTGGGCGTCGGGCCCGCCTCTCGCTCCGTCGGCGCGGAGGTCTGGGTGTCCGGATACTCGAAGACGACCGACGACGACGATATCACCGCCCTCGTGGTCGTCTCGTCGCCGAACGCCGAGGTCGCCGGGCAGTCGGTCAACCCGCTTTCGAACCTCGGGAACCGCGAGCTCGTCGCGACCGGCCTCGACTTGCTGGCCGACGCGCAGGCACTCGGAAACGTCCCCGAGGTCAACGGCGTCCGCGAGGTCGGCGCGCGGAACGTCACGATGCTCGGTTCGAAGACGGAGCTCGTCACCTACGCGGGCACGGTCGAGGTCGAAGCCGGCGAGACCGCCGTCGACGGTGAGACGGTCGCCTACGAGGGCGGGACGGCCGAAGTAAGACTCCACCTCGCGACCGTCGAACACGACGGTGACGTGGTGGTTCTCCTCGCGGTCCACGGGGCCGACGTGGACGAGAGCGAGGCGGTCGCGGCGCTCGCGGGCGCTGTCGAGCATCCGGGGACGGTCGAAAGAACGGTCGAAGTTCGGTGA
- a CDS encoding aldo/keto reductase: MPMLGLGTWQNTNADECRNAVQTALEMGYRHIDTAQAYENETEVGEGIAAADVDRDEVFLATKVWAGKLSHDDVIESTEESLEKLGVDYVDLLYVHWPSRTYDAEETLAAFDELVERGLTKRVGISNFEPEQVREAVELSESGAFANQIEMHPLLQQEELREVCAEEDIEIVAYSPLARGKVFDVDVLSDIAEKHDASEAQVSLAWLREKGVTAIPKATSEGHIRDNWESLALELDDEDVAAIDAIETEERCIDPDFAPW; the protein is encoded by the coding sequence ATGCCGATGCTCGGGCTCGGAACGTGGCAGAACACGAACGCCGACGAGTGTCGCAACGCGGTGCAGACGGCGCTGGAGATGGGCTACCGGCACATCGACACCGCCCAGGCGTACGAGAACGAAACGGAGGTCGGCGAGGGCATCGCCGCCGCCGACGTCGACCGCGACGAGGTGTTCCTCGCGACGAAGGTGTGGGCCGGCAAGCTGTCCCACGACGACGTCATCGAGAGCACCGAAGAGAGCCTCGAAAAGCTCGGGGTGGACTACGTCGACCTCCTGTACGTCCACTGGCCGTCCCGCACGTACGACGCCGAAGAGACCCTCGCGGCGTTCGACGAACTCGTCGAACGCGGGCTGACAAAGCGCGTCGGCATCTCCAACTTCGAGCCCGAGCAGGTTCGCGAGGCCGTCGAACTGTCCGAGTCAGGTGCCTTCGCCAACCAAATCGAGATGCACCCGCTCCTCCAACAGGAGGAACTCCGCGAGGTCTGCGCCGAGGAGGACATCGAAATCGTCGCGTACTCGCCGCTGGCCCGCGGGAAGGTCTTCGATGTCGACGTGCTGTCCGACATCGCCGAGAAACACGACGCGAGCGAGGCGCAGGTGTCCTTGGCGTGGCTCCGCGAGAAGGGCGTCACCGCGATTCCGAAGGCGACGAGCGAGGGCCACATCCGCGACAACTGGGAGTCGCTCGCGCTCGAACTCGACGACGAAGACGTGGCCGCTATCGACGCCATCGAAACCGAAGAGCGCTGCATCGACCCCGACTTCGCGCCCTGGTAA
- a CDS encoding DUF373 family protein: protein MTTLVLCVDRANDIGRKTGLSTPVVGWEAVRSLVTDVGLADPEDSSVNCLLAALRTTRELRDEREDAEIAVISGTSDSPVGADRAVARQLDDLAERYDVESAVVVIDSAEDERLVPVVESRFRVDAVDRVVVRQAHDIESTYYLLKQFLGDEELRSTILVPLGVGLLLVPLLLVQFTPAVAMAGLAALMGAVLLYKGLAIDEFLSDAPDQVRDALYSGQVSVVTYAVAAGLAIVGLFLGALAVRSPGVGGGEEVLVPSLLFVYHSVPWLALAALTASAGRLLDELIGSERVSTSYMNLPFGVVAIGLVVRGFAGFLLERQGELANLELLGRLVLTPVQRLAMFIVAGIVVSAVGVRISASVSDDALEDVVDTPRENES from the coding sequence GTGACAACGCTCGTCCTCTGTGTCGACCGGGCGAACGACATCGGCCGCAAGACCGGGCTCTCGACGCCCGTCGTCGGCTGGGAAGCGGTCCGGTCGCTCGTCACCGACGTGGGTCTCGCGGACCCCGAGGATTCGAGCGTCAACTGCCTTCTCGCGGCGTTGCGGACGACGCGCGAACTCAGAGACGAGCGCGAGGACGCCGAAATCGCGGTCATCTCGGGAACGAGCGATAGCCCCGTCGGGGCCGACCGCGCCGTCGCGCGACAGCTCGACGACCTCGCCGAGCGCTACGACGTCGAGTCCGCGGTCGTCGTCATCGACAGCGCGGAAGACGAGCGGCTCGTCCCCGTCGTCGAGAGCCGGTTCCGGGTCGACGCGGTCGACCGCGTGGTGGTCCGACAGGCCCACGACATCGAGTCGACGTACTACCTGCTCAAGCAGTTCCTCGGCGACGAGGAGCTTCGCTCGACGATACTCGTCCCGCTCGGCGTCGGCCTGCTTCTCGTCCCGCTGCTTCTCGTCCAGTTCACCCCAGCCGTCGCGATGGCGGGTCTCGCCGCCCTCATGGGCGCGGTGCTCCTCTACAAGGGGCTCGCTATCGACGAGTTCCTCTCGGACGCGCCCGACCAGGTTCGCGACGCTCTCTACTCTGGACAGGTGTCGGTCGTCACCTACGCGGTCGCTGCGGGGCTGGCCATCGTTGGGCTGTTCCTCGGCGCGCTTGCTGTCCGGTCGCCCGGCGTCGGCGGAGGTGAGGAGGTACTCGTCCCGTCGCTCCTGTTCGTCTACCACAGCGTCCCGTGGCTGGCGCTCGCCGCGCTGACCGCGAGCGCGGGCCGTCTCTTGGACGAACTCATCGGGAGCGAACGCGTCTCCACGTCGTACATGAACCTCCCGTTCGGCGTCGTCGCCATCGGGCTCGTCGTCCGTGGGTTCGCCGGGTTCCTCCTCGAACGACAGGGAGAGTTGGCGAACCTCGAACTGCTCGGGCGACTCGTGCTCACGCCGGTCCAGCGGCTGGCGATGTTCATCGTCGCCGGCATCGTCGTCAGCGCCGTGGGCGTCCGCATCTCGGCGAGCGTCTCGGACGACGCGCTCGAAGACGTGGTCGACACCCCACGAGAAAACGAGAGTTGA
- the sppA gene encoding signal peptide peptidase SppA yields MTDSFTRIYRLAIVVVFAVVAAAVGWVLFYSVPDTLADLAGLLLVIGTVVAALRVGGRLAASAFPDYDVAEVAVEGPISRDGGGGPVPGRGSGTPADDIVEQIDAAADDENVDALLVKLNTPGGEVLPSDDIRRAAADFDGPTVAYATDTCASGGYWIASGCDELWSHDVSVVGSIGVIGSSVNASELADKVGLSYERFAAGKYKDAGMALKEPTEDEREYLQGLIDDYYDDFVERVAEGRDMDPQVVRDTEARVYLGEEAHELGLVDSLGTRDDVEDRLAELLGRDEVSVREFTPEVGLTDRLRGGVEGAAYAFGAGLASSVDPDDGFSFRF; encoded by the coding sequence GTGACCGACAGCTTCACGCGCATCTATCGGCTGGCTATCGTGGTCGTCTTCGCCGTCGTCGCGGCGGCGGTCGGCTGGGTCCTGTTCTACTCCGTTCCCGACACGCTCGCGGACCTCGCGGGGCTCCTCTTGGTCATTGGAACCGTCGTCGCCGCGCTCCGCGTCGGCGGCAGGCTCGCCGCCTCGGCCTTCCCCGACTACGACGTGGCCGAAGTCGCCGTCGAGGGGCCGATTTCTCGCGACGGCGGCGGTGGCCCGGTTCCGGGTCGCGGTAGCGGGACGCCCGCCGACGACATCGTCGAACAGATCGACGCCGCGGCCGACGACGAGAACGTCGACGCGCTCCTCGTCAAACTGAACACGCCCGGCGGCGAGGTCCTGCCGAGCGACGACATTCGCCGGGCCGCCGCCGACTTCGACGGCCCGACGGTCGCCTACGCCACGGACACCTGCGCCTCGGGCGGCTACTGGATCGCCAGTGGCTGCGACGAACTGTGGTCTCACGACGTGAGCGTCGTCGGCTCCATCGGCGTCATCGGCTCGTCGGTCAACGCCTCGGAACTGGCCGACAAAGTCGGCCTCTCCTACGAGCGGTTCGCCGCGGGGAAGTACAAGGACGCGGGGATGGCCCTCAAGGAGCCGACCGAGGACGAACGCGAGTACCTCCAAGGCCTCATCGACGACTACTACGACGACTTCGTCGAGCGCGTCGCCGAGGGTCGGGACATGGACCCGCAGGTCGTCCGCGACACGGAGGCCCGCGTCTATCTCGGCGAGGAGGCCCACGAACTCGGGCTGGTCGATTCGCTGGGCACCCGCGACGACGTGGAAGACCGACTCGCCGAACTCCTCGGCCGCGACGAGGTTTCGGTCCGGGAGTTCACCCCCGAGGTCGGCCTCACCGACCGGCTCCGCGGCGGCGTCGAGGGCGCGGCGTACGCCTTCGGCGCGGGACTCGCCTCGTCGGTCGACCCCGACGACGGCTTCTCGTTTCGGTTCTGA
- a CDS encoding coiled-coil protein, whose product MVTKQEVLSEFDVQELDEARNIDLPDEKLESGSKGELIKLAGQLRDRRNELNQMASERASKRDDLNAMTREKVDEAQKHREKRDEMNSQVQEHKQSRNELNAKANELFDEVDEMKSDLELDDGKDIDELKEEIEQLEFRQQTEVLSTEDERELIEKIENKREELRQKKDKVEESGDLEELIEEAEEVRSEASQHHQKVTELADDAQEHHNQMIEAYREADDIRDKADEMHELFVEAQEAADRHHEDFVRVQKRLRELDKKEERQRKDSRAEEREAAKAEAEEIYQKFKEGETLETEDLMKLQKSGLL is encoded by the coding sequence ATGGTAACGAAGCAGGAAGTACTTAGCGAGTTCGACGTGCAGGAACTCGACGAGGCACGAAACATCGATCTCCCAGACGAAAAGCTCGAGAGCGGCTCGAAAGGCGAACTCATCAAACTCGCCGGTCAACTCCGTGACCGCCGCAATGAACTAAACCAGATGGCTTCTGAGCGCGCATCCAAGCGCGACGACCTCAACGCGATGACTCGCGAGAAGGTCGACGAAGCCCAGAAGCACCGCGAGAAGCGCGACGAAATGAACTCGCAGGTGCAGGAACACAAGCAGAGCCGCAACGAGCTCAACGCGAAGGCCAACGAGCTCTTCGACGAGGTCGACGAGATGAAAAGCGACCTCGAGCTCGACGACGGCAAGGACATCGACGAGCTCAAAGAGGAGATCGAGCAACTCGAGTTCCGCCAGCAGACCGAAGTCCTCTCGACAGAAGACGAGCGCGAGCTCATCGAGAAGATCGAGAACAAGCGCGAAGAACTTCGCCAAAAAAAGGACAAGGTCGAAGAGAGCGGTGACCTCGAAGAACTCATCGAAGAGGCAGAAGAGGTCCGCTCCGAGGCGTCCCAGCACCACCAGAAGGTGACCGAGCTGGCCGACGACGCCCAGGAACACCACAACCAGATGATCGAGGCCTACCGCGAGGCCGACGACATCCGCGACAAGGCCGACGAGATGCACGAGCTCTTCGTCGAAGCCCAGGAAGCGGCCGACCGTCACCACGAGGACTTTGTCCGCGTCCAGAAGCGCCTCCGCGAGCTGGACAAGAAGGAAGAGCGCCAGCGCAAGGATTCCCGCGCCGAGGAGCGCGAAGCCGCCAAGGCCGAGGCCGAGGAAATCTACCAGAAGTTCAAGGAAGGCGAGACCCTCGAGACCGAGGACCTGATGAAGCTCCAGAAGTCCGGTCTGCTCTAA
- a CDS encoding DUF371 domain-containing protein, with translation MREVIRARGHEHVRAEHASTFEVTTDDWLTPAGDCIIGVDADRTPADFDPAFVEACQSHDATIDVHVRVDAGDDAHEQTVRARGHPDLTFEGDRSVVFRTSDYVDDRTGAVGAAHAAAGFDRDLVSALVDGAELTVTIEVE, from the coding sequence ATGAGAGAGGTCATCCGCGCACGCGGTCACGAACACGTGCGCGCCGAGCACGCGAGCACGTTCGAGGTGACGACAGACGACTGGCTCACCCCCGCGGGCGACTGCATCATCGGCGTCGATGCCGACCGCACGCCCGCCGACTTCGACCCGGCGTTCGTCGAGGCCTGCCAGTCCCACGACGCGACTATCGACGTGCACGTCCGCGTGGACGCGGGCGACGACGCTCACGAGCAGACCGTCCGCGCTCGCGGACACCCCGACCTCACTTTCGAGGGCGACCGCAGCGTCGTCTTCCGCACGAGCGACTACGTGGACGACCGGACGGGTGCGGTCGGCGCGGCCCACGCCGCTGCGGGCTTCGACCGCGACCTCGTCTCGGCGCTCGTCGACGGCGCGGAACTGACGGTCACCATCGAAGTCGAATAG
- the nth gene encoding endonuclease III, with translation MPEEPSENISGGASGGGRESAFDPADPETATRAEVVVDRLGERYWRKAYGGQGGFECLVRTILSQNTSDKASQPAHDELMAQYGGGDLAESLAAADREGIVEAIRSGGLYNQKSKLIQGVAEEVLADFGSEADFDRYVREEAPATVRDRLLEMKGVGPKTADCVLLFAGGRGGVFPVDTHVHRIARRIGLAPADADHEGVRAALERDIPDEKCGFGHTAMIQFGREFCKARKPACLDGPEACPMADVCDMVGVDAAAQSVTDPAAADD, from the coding sequence ATGCCCGAAGAACCCTCCGAGAACATCAGCGGCGGCGCGAGCGGCGGCGGCCGAGAGTCGGCGTTCGACCCCGCAGACCCCGAGACCGCGACGCGCGCCGAGGTCGTCGTCGACCGACTCGGCGAGCGCTACTGGCGGAAGGCCTACGGCGGGCAGGGCGGCTTCGAGTGTCTCGTCCGAACCATCCTGAGCCAGAACACGAGCGACAAGGCGAGTCAGCCAGCCCACGACGAACTCATGGCGCAGTACGGCGGCGGCGACCTCGCCGAGTCGCTGGCGGCGGCCGACCGCGAGGGTATCGTCGAGGCCATCCGCTCCGGCGGGCTCTACAACCAGAAGTCGAAGCTCATCCAAGGCGTCGCGGAGGAGGTGCTGGCCGACTTCGGGAGCGAGGCCGACTTCGACCGCTACGTCCGCGAGGAAGCCCCCGCGACGGTCCGCGACCGCCTCTTGGAGATGAAGGGCGTCGGCCCGAAGACTGCCGACTGCGTCCTCCTCTTTGCGGGCGGGCGCGGCGGCGTTTTCCCCGTCGATACGCACGTCCACCGCATCGCTCGGCGAATCGGCCTCGCACCGGCCGACGCCGACCACGAAGGCGTTCGGGCGGCGCTCGAACGCGACATCCCCGACGAGAAGTGCGGCTTCGGCCACACCGCGATGATTCAGTTCGGCCGCGAGTTCTGCAAGGCGCGAAAGCCCGCATGTCTCGACGGCCCCGAAGCGTGCCCGATGGCCGACGTGTGCGACATGGTCGGCGTCGACGCGGCGGCACAGTCGGTCACCGACCCCGCGGCCGCGGACGACTGA
- a CDS encoding methylglyoxal synthase: MRLALIAHDEKKPDLISFAEERQADLERFELMATGTTGQRLIDATGLDIERKQSGPLGGDMQIGAEIASETCDGVIFLRDPLTAQPHEPDITALLRICDVHQTPLATNLASADAVLDELIRQLDGEE; the protein is encoded by the coding sequence ATGCGTCTCGCACTTATTGCGCACGACGAGAAGAAGCCGGACCTCATCTCGTTCGCCGAGGAGCGGCAGGCCGACCTCGAACGCTTCGAACTCATGGCGACGGGGACGACCGGTCAGCGACTCATCGACGCCACGGGCCTCGACATCGAGCGCAAGCAGTCCGGGCCGCTCGGCGGCGACATGCAGATCGGCGCGGAGATCGCCAGCGAGACCTGCGACGGCGTCATCTTCCTCCGCGACCCGCTGACCGCCCAGCCCCACGAACCGGACATCACCGCCCTGCTCCGTATCTGCGACGTTCACCAGACGCCGCTGGCGACAAACCTCGCCAGCGCGGACGCCGTCCTCGACGAACTCATCCGACAACTCGACGGCGAGGAGTAA
- a CDS encoding beta-CASP ribonuclease aCPSF1 has translation MSSVDKQLENLKAEITNELPRDISVSDVKYEGPELVVYTRDPKKFAQNGDLIRKLASKLRKRITVRPDPDVLSDPREAEPKILSVIPEEAGVTDLDFHIDTGEVVIEAEKPGMVIGRHGSTLREITQKVGWTPEVVRTPPIESSTVSNVRNFLKQEREDRRRILERTGRQIHREQLSDDEWVRITTLGCCREVGRASFIVSTPETRILVDCGDKPGSDDVPYLQVPEALGSGANSLDAVVLTHAHLDHSALIPLLFKYGYDGPIYTTEPTRDLMGLLTLDYLDVASKEGRTPPYESEMVREAIKHTIPLEYGDVTDIAPDVKLTFHNAGHILGSAVSHFHIGDGLYNVAFSGDIHYEDTRLFNGAVNDFPRVETLVLESTYGGRNDYQTDQQDSEKRLIEVINETHDRGGKVVIPAFAVGRSQEIMLVLEEAMRSGKIPKMPVHLDGMIWEATAIHTTYPEYLRDDLRDRIFHEDENPFLAEEFNHIDGGEEERQDVADGDQAIILSTSGMVTGGPIMSWLRHVGPDPKSRLVFVGYQAQGTLGRRIQNGWDEIPVNGRDGMGRSDTLKLEMDVETVDGFSGHADRQGLENFVKTMNPRPEKVLCVHGDERSVQDLSSALYHDYNMRTFAPKNLETFRFK, from the coding sequence ATGAGCTCCGTAGATAAACAACTCGAGAATTTGAAGGCAGAGATTACGAACGAACTCCCCCGCGACATCTCGGTTTCCGACGTCAAGTACGAGGGTCCCGAACTCGTCGTCTACACGCGCGACCCGAAGAAGTTCGCTCAGAACGGCGACCTTATCCGGAAACTCGCGAGTAAGCTCCGAAAGCGAATCACGGTTCGCCCGGACCCGGACGTGCTGTCCGACCCCCGAGAGGCCGAACCCAAGATTCTGAGCGTCATCCCCGAAGAGGCCGGCGTCACCGACCTCGACTTCCATATCGACACCGGGGAAGTCGTCATCGAGGCCGAGAAACCGGGCATGGTCATCGGCCGCCACGGCTCGACGCTCCGCGAAATCACGCAGAAAGTCGGCTGGACGCCCGAAGTCGTCCGCACCCCGCCCATCGAGTCCTCGACGGTCTCGAACGTCCGCAACTTCCTGAAGCAGGAACGGGAGGACCGCCGCCGCATCCTCGAACGGACCGGTCGGCAGATTCACCGCGAACAGCTCTCGGACGACGAGTGGGTCCGCATCACGACCCTCGGCTGCTGCCGCGAGGTCGGCCGCGCGTCCTTCATCGTTTCGACGCCGGAGACCCGCATCCTCGTCGACTGCGGCGACAAGCCCGGCTCCGACGACGTGCCGTATCTGCAGGTCCCCGAGGCGCTCGGGTCGGGCGCGAACTCGCTCGACGCGGTCGTCCTCACCCACGCTCACCTCGACCACTCGGCGCTCATCCCGCTTCTGTTCAAGTACGGCTACGACGGCCCCATCTACACGACCGAGCCGACCCGCGACCTCATGGGTCTGCTCACGCTCGACTACCTCGACGTCGCCTCGAAGGAAGGCCGCACCCCGCCGTACGAGTCCGAGATGGTCCGCGAGGCCATCAAGCACACCATCCCGCTGGAGTACGGCGACGTGACCGACATCGCGCCCGACGTGAAGCTCACGTTCCACAACGCGGGTCACATCCTCGGCTCCGCCGTCTCGCACTTCCACATCGGCGACGGCCTCTACAACGTCGCGTTCTCCGGCGACATCCACTACGAGGACACCCGCCTGTTCAACGGCGCGGTCAACGACTTCCCGCGCGTCGAGACGCTCGTCCTCGAATCGACCTACGGCGGTCGCAACGACTACCAGACCGACCAGCAGGACTCCGAAAAGCGCCTCATCGAGGTCATCAACGAGACGCACGACCGCGGCGGCAAGGTCGTCATCCCGGCGTTCGCCGTCGGTCGCTCGCAGGAGATTATGCTCGTCCTCGAAGAGGCGATGCGCTCGGGCAAGATTCCGAAGATGCCCGTCCACCTCGACGGGATGATCTGGGAGGCGACGGCCATCCACACGACCTACCCCGAGTATCTCCGCGACGACCTCCGCGACCGCATCTTCCACGAGGACGAAAACCCGTTCCTCGCCGAGGAGTTCAACCACATCGACGGCGGCGAAGAGGAGCGACAGGACGTCGCCGACGGCGACCAGGCCATCATCCTCTCGACCTCCGGGATGGTCACCGGCGGCCCCATCATGTCGTGGCTCCGCCACGTCGGCCCCGACCCGAAGTCCCGACTGGTCTTCGTCGGCTACCAGGCGCAGGGGACGCTCGGTCGCCGCATCCAGAACGGCTGGGACGAGATTCCGGTCAACGGCCGCGACGGCATGGGGCGGTCGGACACGCTGAAGCTCGAGATGGACGTCGAGACGGTCGACGGCTTCTCCGGTCACGCCGACCGGCAGGGCCTCGAGAACTTCGTCAAGACGATGAATCCGCGCCCGGAGAAGGTGCTGTGCGTCCACGGCGACGAGCGCTCCGTGCAGGACCTCTCGTCGGCGCTCTACCACGACTACAACATGCGGACGTTCGCGCCGAAGAACCTCGAGACGTTCCGCTTCAAGTAA
- a CDS encoding HTH domain-containing protein: MDTIVSGERPTSQEEAVRIELWVPSGRRAEFTPVIERLDDIVERGLVSEYTVETWGRFVDLSGKLSPRERRARDRLASYARWAATRGERLAGLGDPEVRGIGRMGPERPTRRTPRAVMAEYENGVLAHVTACEECIGAFRGRLSDLDSQAERESEQSSERVRIEW; the protein is encoded by the coding sequence ATGGACACAATTGTGAGCGGCGAGCGACCGACTTCTCAGGAGGAGGCGGTCCGAATCGAACTGTGGGTTCCGAGCGGGCGGCGCGCGGAGTTCACACCGGTTATCGAGCGACTGGACGATATCGTCGAACGCGGTCTCGTCTCGGAGTACACGGTCGAGACGTGGGGCCGGTTCGTGGACCTGTCGGGGAAGTTGAGCCCGCGCGAGCGTCGCGCCCGCGACCGACTCGCGTCGTACGCGCGGTGGGCGGCGACGCGCGGCGAGCGCTTGGCGGGGTTAGGCGACCCCGAGGTGCGCGGCATCGGCCGGATGGGGCCGGAGCGACCGACGCGGCGGACACCGCGGGCGGTCATGGCGGAGTACGAAAATGGCGTTCTCGCGCATGTGACCGCGTGCGAGGAGTGCATCGGCGCGTTCCGCGGACGTCTCAGCGACCTCGATTCGCAGGCCGAACGCGAGTCCGAGCAGTCGTCGGAGCGCGTCCGAATCGAGTGGTAA